The following are from one region of the Gloeomargarita lithophora Alchichica-D10 genome:
- a CDS encoding DUF1501 domain-containing protein: protein MYRRQLVLLGTLTAAATLARPVFGRPQTKTLVVVELAGGNDGLNTFIPYKDPNYLRLRPTLGIRDGLPLHDRVALHPALQDWQTLWRAGQMAIVQNVGYSNPSLSHFRAQDIWQSAILQGATDTGWLGRYLDKVQAKTQEGVFLGEEYPLALMGETQRYFHLSPNVLANPAGKLGQAIQSIYNTPQGSPLAEEVRRTVVESQKAVQKLQQDILQRQAQQGFTRTGVGQQFALASRVTDNQPRVVYVTVGGWDTHANQPQRHQRLLQELGKNVAAFWQKKYDQPVLMLIYSEFGRRPQQNGANSTDHGTAGAVVLLGAVRGGISGGEPALDSLVQGNLPVKIDFRQVYGEILRQWWGVEAKGIVPGEFARLGVLS from the coding sequence ATGTATCGCCGACAACTGGTGCTTTTAGGGACATTGACCGCCGCCGCTACCCTGGCGCGTCCCGTATTCGGACGACCCCAAACCAAAACCCTGGTGGTGGTGGAATTGGCGGGGGGTAACGATGGGTTGAATACGTTTATCCCCTACAAAGACCCGAATTATCTGCGCCTGCGGCCAACCCTGGGGATTCGGGACGGTCTGCCCCTGCATGACCGGGTGGCTCTGCATCCGGCGCTCCAGGACTGGCAAACCCTCTGGCGGGCGGGGCAGATGGCGATTGTGCAAAATGTGGGCTACAGCAACCCCAGTTTGTCCCACTTTCGGGCGCAGGACATTTGGCAAAGTGCGATTCTCCAAGGGGCAACGGATACGGGTTGGTTAGGACGTTATTTGGACAAAGTGCAGGCAAAAACCCAGGAGGGCGTGTTCCTGGGGGAAGAGTATCCCCTGGCGCTGATGGGGGAAACCCAACGCTATTTTCACCTGTCTCCCAATGTACTCGCCAATCCAGCCGGGAAATTGGGACAAGCCATACAAAGTATTTATAATACGCCCCAAGGTTCTCCCCTGGCGGAGGAGGTACGCCGGACGGTGGTAGAAAGTCAAAAGGCAGTACAAAAGTTACAACAAGATATACTACAAAGGCAAGCACAACAGGGGTTTACCCGGACTGGGGTGGGTCAGCAATTTGCCCTCGCCTCCCGGGTGACGGACAATCAGCCCCGGGTGGTTTATGTGACCGTGGGGGGCTGGGACACCCATGCCAATCAACCCCAACGGCACCAGCGACTATTGCAGGAATTGGGGAAAAATGTGGCCGCCTTTTGGCAGAAAAAATATGACCAACCGGTGTTGATGCTGATCTACAGCGAATTTGGTCGCCGTCCCCAGCAAAATGGTGCCAACAGCACGGATCACGGTACGGCGGGGGCGGTGGTACTCCTGGGCGCAGTGCGGGGGGGCATCAGCGGGGGAGAACCGGCGTTAGACAGTTTGGTGCAGGGAAACTTACCCGTAAAAATTGATTTTCGCCAGGTTTATGGGGAAATTTTACGCCAGTGGTGGGGGGTGGAGGCCAAGGGGATTGTG